In Solanum lycopersicum chromosome 5, SLM_r2.1, the following are encoded in one genomic region:
- the LOC101264626 gene encoding AP-1 complex subunit mu-2, with translation MAGAASALFLLDIKGRVLVWRDYRGDVTSVQAERFFTKLIEKEGDPLDPVAYDNGVTYMFIQHNNVYLMTASRQNCNAASLLLFLHRVVDVFKHYFEELEEESLRDNFVVVYELLDEMMDFGYPQYTEAKILSEFIKTDAYRMEVTQRPPMAVTNAVSWRSEGINYKKNEVFLDVVESVNILVNSNGQIVRSDVVGALKMRAYLSGMPECKLGLNDRMLLEAQGRTTKGKAIDLDDIKFHQCVRLARFENDRTISFIPPDGAFDLMTYRLGTQVKPLIWVEAQVERHSRSRMEIVVKARSQFKERSTATNVEIELPVATDATNPNVRTSMGSSTYAPEKDALIWKIKSFPGGKEYMLRAEFTLPSITAEESVPERKAPIRVKFEIPYFTVSGIQVRYLKIIEKSGYQALPWVRYITMAGEYELRLV, from the exons ATGGCAGGGGCGGCGTCCGCGCTGTTCCTCCTTGACATCAAAGGCCGGGTCCTCGTCTGGCGTGATTACCGTGGAGACGTCACTTCAGTTCAAGCGGAACGATTCTTCACCAAGCTCATTGAAAAAGAG GGCGATCCTCTGGATCCTGTAGCATATGATAATGGCGTGACCTATATGTTTATACAGCATAACAATGTGTATCTCATGACTGCATCAAGGCAGAACTGTAATGCAGCTAGTCTCCTTCTGTTTCTACACCGTGTCGTAGAT GTATTCAAGCATTATTTTGAAGAGCTAGAAGAAGAATCCCTTCGCGATAATTTTGTTGTGGTG TATGAGCTACTTGATGAAATGATGGACTTTGGTTATCCTCAATATACCGAAGCAAAAATTCTTAGTGAGTTCATAAAAACTGATGCATATAGGATGGAGGTTACACAAAGGCCTCCAATGGCAGTTACAAATGCTGTGTCCTGGCGTAGTGAAGGGATAAATTACAAGAAGAATGAA GTGTTTTTGGATGTTGTGGAGAGTGTTAATATACTTGTAAACAGCAATGGGCAAATAGTGAGATCAGATGTTGTTGGTGCACTGAAGATGAGGGCATACTTGAG TGGCATGCCTGAGTGTAAGCTTGGTCTTAATGATAGAATGTTGCTGGAAGCACAAGGGCGAACTACCAAGGGGAAGGCCATTGATCTTGATGATATCAAGTTTCATCA GTGTGTTCGCTTGGCCCGATTTGAAAATGATCGCACTATATCATTTATACCGCCAGATGGAGCCTTTGATCTTATGACCTACAGACTTGGTACTCAG GTAAAGCCTCTCATATGGGTGGAAGCTCAAGTGGAAAGGCATTCTAGGAGCCGTATGGAAATTGTGGTTAAAGCACGGAGCCAGTTCAAGGAACGAAG TACTGCAACTAATGTTGAAATTGAGTTACCTGTGGCAACGGATGCTACAAATCCAAATGTCCGAACATCAATGGGATCATCTACTTATGCACCTGAAAAAGATGCACTGATTTGGAAAATAAAATCTTTCCCAGGTGGTAAG GAATATATGTTGAGAGCGGAGTTTACTCTTCCCAGTATTACAGCAGAAGAATCAGTTCCTGAGAGAAAAGCTCCTATACGTGTGAAATTTGAAATTCCTTATTTTACTGTTTCTGGTATACAG
- the LOC101264930 gene encoding peroxidase 39-like produces the protein MNNFNAIRKMVGKARIFAGLFLICIVLPSLASAFVDHLPEVGQVNDNNDVPIHVSTVAHFSEKQVKEAMIRRAKAVHDLWANFGNNDKDDVAKEDAAPVTPTPVDSTPTTTPVDPTPTPVDPTPNPGPVNPVPADPTPNPVPANNVPAGYPGATQGPPVAMGYGGAPITQNPSDQQTVPEQAGAAQNHPTPEEIKEQRKHAGLQVGFYDSTCPNAEKIIKDGMNRAFGNDSSMAAPIGRLLFHDCFVNGCDASILLDKTPSGARVEKLAPTNGATIRGFELIDEIKAELEAECPGIVSCSDLLVYLSRDAFVVSGVPYYDVPGGRRDGMESLEANVIGNLPLPDNTVDKMIDLFKKKGLTEEDLVVLIGAHSIGVAHCFSFRYRVDNPVKATMVDPRLAGVMKFTCTTPMSTLAFDTTTQYKMDSVYYKQLSGKRALLESDALLNEDPRTKDFIQKFGDDENGWFIKFGKAMNKLTSIQVLTGDQGQIRKQCRFVN, from the exons ATGAACAATTTTAATGCTATTAGAAAGATGGTAGGGAAGGCGAGGATTTTCGCTGGTCTTTTTCTTATTTGCATTGTCCTCCCTTCGCTGGCCTCAGCGTTTGTAGATCATCTACCTGAAGTTGGCCAAGTAAACGATAACAATGATGTACCGATCCATGTTAGTACTGTTGCTCACTTCAGCGAAAAGCAAGTTAAGGAGGCAATGATAAGAAGGGCAAAGGCAGTGCATGATCTGTGGGCAAATTTTGGTAATAATGATAAGGATGATGTAGCTAAAGAAGATGCTGCACCTGTAACTCCAACGCCTGTTGATTCAACACCTACAACTACACCTGTTGATCCAACTCCAACGCCTGTTGATCCAACACCTAATCCTGGGCCTGTTAACCCTGTTCCAGCTGATCCAACACCTAATCCTGTGCCTGCTAACAATGTACCTGCAGGATATCCAGGAGCAACTCAAGGGCCGCCTGTGGCGATGGGATATGGGGGTGCACCTATAACACAAAATCCATCAGACCAACAAACTGTGCCTGAACAGGCAGGTGCTGCTCAGAACCATCCAACACCGGAAGAAATTAAAGAGCAGCGCAAACATGCTGGATTACAAGTGGGATTTTACGATAGCACTTGCCCGAATGCTGAGAAGATCATTAAGGATGGAATGAACAGAGCTTTTGGGAATGATTCCAGCATGGCTGCTCCAATTGGGCGTCTTCTGTTCCATGATTGCTTTGTCAAT GGATGTGATGCGTCTATACTCTTAGACAAGACACCAAGTGGTGCAAGGGTAGAAAAACTCGCCCCCACCAATGGTGCAACAATTAGGGGATTTGAACTCATTGACGAGATCAAGGCTGAGCTTGAGGCAGAATGCCCTGGCATAGTCTCATGCTCTGATCTTTTGGTATACTTGTCAAGGGATGCATTTGTTGTATCAGGTGTCCCTTACTACGACGTGCCTGGTGGACGTCGTGATGGAATGGAATCCCTTGAAGCTAATGTTATTGGAAACCTCCCACTTCCTGATAATACAGTGGACAAGATGATTGACCTGTTTAAAAAGAAAGGCCTGACTGAAGAGGATTTGGTTGTCCTAATTGGTGCCCACTCCATTGGAGTAGCCCACTGTTTCAGCTTCCGTTACAGAGTGGATAATCCAGTGAAGGCTACTATGGTAGATCCAAGACTCGCGGGAGTTATGAAATTCACATGTACCACCCCAATGAGTACTCTGGCTTTTGATACCACCACACAGTACAAGATGGACTCCGTTTATTACAAACAGCTGTCAGGGAAGAGAGCATTGCTTGAATCTGATGCACTTTTGAATGAAGATCCCAGAACAAAGGACTTCATCCAGAAGTTTGGTGACGATGAAAACGGATGGTTCATTAAGTTTGGTAAGGCCATGAATAAGTTGACTTCAATACAAGTGCTCACGGGAGACCAGGGGCAGATCAGGAAACAATGCCGGTTTGTCAACTGA
- the LOC101243892 gene encoding protein POOR HOMOLOGOUS SYNAPSIS 1 isoform X2, giving the protein MAGSHSRSPITAAEQAALPSSMSIATVTNHWEVQYARFIVCPASPHSSHSSLISLSSIGRKDGKRGKWISSASIVSLKLRTSSFDPNGGFILVVSLGDRILEEHYISRLMFSWPQVSCVSGFPARGSRAILVSYRDSVGQIQKFILRFLTIYEIENFMNVLKGKLDNANPQLIPCAEFDSAISSQSEFNPLDGASHRENKGWICAASGDSAPNYMPLNLAPEFSQDSHKEETKLSREADEILSAFPPSFTSFLTNCCPEIDQVAAQSSMTKEVDLKDQIAKYLEDSSFQDMLVKIEKVIHELGDNTVL; this is encoded by the exons atggcgGGATCACATTCACGGTCACCGATTACGGCGGCAGAGCAGGCGGCGCTGCCTTCTTCAATGTCGATCGCTACCGTAACCAACCACTGGGAAGTTCAATATGCTCGGTTCATTGTCTGTCCAGCTTCTCCTCACTCCTCTCATTCGTCTCTCATTTCTCTTTCTTCCATCGGACGGAAGGACGGTAAACGCGGCAAATGGATCTCCTCTGCCTCCATCGTTTCTCTCAAACTCCGCACCAGCAGCTTTGATCCTAATGGCGGTTTCATTCTCGTCGTCTCTCTCGGTGATAGAATCCTC GAAGAGCATTACATTTCACGGTTGATGTTCTCATGGCCTCAGGTATCATGTGTATCAGGTTTTCCAGCAAGAGGAAGTAGAGCCATCCTCGTGAGCTATAGGGATTCTGTTGGTCAG ATTCAGAAATTCATCCTGCGGTTTTTGACAATCTATGAGATAGAGAAtttcatgaatgttttaaag GGAAAGTTGGACAATGCAAATCCTCAACTCATTCCATGTGCTGAATTCGATTCAGCAATATCTTCCCAATCTGAGTTTAATCCTTTGGATGGAGCTTCACACAG GGAGAACAAAGGATGGATATGTGCAGCTTCCGGTGACTCTGCCCCCAATTACATGCCACTGAACTTGGCACCTGAATTTTCTCAAGATTCACATAAAGAGGAAACGAAACTAAGTCGTGAAGCTGATGAGATTCTTTCAGCTTTTCCTCCCAGTTTCACGTCCTTCTTGACGAACTGCTGCCCTGAAATTGATCAAG TTGCTGCACAGTCAAGTATGACGAAGGAGGTTGACCTCAAAGACCAAATTGCG AAATATCTTGAAGATTCTTCATTCCAAG ATATGCTGGTCAAAATTGAGAAAGTCATCCATGAATTGGGAGATAATACAGTACTGTAG
- the LOC101243892 gene encoding protein POOR HOMOLOGOUS SYNAPSIS 1 isoform X1, which produces MAGSHSRSPITAAEQAALPSSMSIATVTNHWEVQYARFIVCPASPHSSHSSLISLSSIGRKDGKRGKWISSASIVSLKLRTSSFDPNGGFILVVSLGDRILEEHYISRLMFSWPQVSCVSGFPARGSRAILVSYRDSVGQIQKFILRFLTIYEIENFMNVLKGKLDNANPQLIPCAEFDSAISSQSEFNPLDGASHRCGFLRENKGWICAASGDSAPNYMPLNLAPEFSQDSHKEETKLSREADEILSAFPPSFTSFLTNCCPEIDQVAAQSSMTKEVDLKDQIAKYLEDSSFQDMLVKIEKVIHELGDNTVL; this is translated from the exons atggcgGGATCACATTCACGGTCACCGATTACGGCGGCAGAGCAGGCGGCGCTGCCTTCTTCAATGTCGATCGCTACCGTAACCAACCACTGGGAAGTTCAATATGCTCGGTTCATTGTCTGTCCAGCTTCTCCTCACTCCTCTCATTCGTCTCTCATTTCTCTTTCTTCCATCGGACGGAAGGACGGTAAACGCGGCAAATGGATCTCCTCTGCCTCCATCGTTTCTCTCAAACTCCGCACCAGCAGCTTTGATCCTAATGGCGGTTTCATTCTCGTCGTCTCTCTCGGTGATAGAATCCTC GAAGAGCATTACATTTCACGGTTGATGTTCTCATGGCCTCAGGTATCATGTGTATCAGGTTTTCCAGCAAGAGGAAGTAGAGCCATCCTCGTGAGCTATAGGGATTCTGTTGGTCAG ATTCAGAAATTCATCCTGCGGTTTTTGACAATCTATGAGATAGAGAAtttcatgaatgttttaaag GGAAAGTTGGACAATGCAAATCCTCAACTCATTCCATGTGCTGAATTCGATTCAGCAATATCTTCCCAATCTGAGTTTAATCCTTTGGATGGAGCTTCACACAG GTGTGGTTTTCTCAGGGAGAACAAAGGATGGATATGTGCAGCTTCCGGTGACTCTGCCCCCAATTACATGCCACTGAACTTGGCACCTGAATTTTCTCAAGATTCACATAAAGAGGAAACGAAACTAAGTCGTGAAGCTGATGAGATTCTTTCAGCTTTTCCTCCCAGTTTCACGTCCTTCTTGACGAACTGCTGCCCTGAAATTGATCAAG TTGCTGCACAGTCAAGTATGACGAAGGAGGTTGACCTCAAAGACCAAATTGCG AAATATCTTGAAGATTCTTCATTCCAAG ATATGCTGGTCAAAATTGAGAAAGTCATCCATGAATTGGGAGATAATACAGTACTGTAG
- the LOC104647464 gene encoding agamous-like MADS-box protein AP3, with amino-acid sequence MEKKNKGNMLNYKKKKETIKKKTRELSILCDVKACVILVDPNGKVDTWPENPTDFNPIIQSYKENLCHGKRKRIDDDGCFEKKSKKNHALFCDDDENQWLNDVFRESNESLLVKLNSKLEAVDRRIEFLKMMNYGNGVVGGSSSSAKESLLANQETHNRLENSNAYNQETEIAMAAEFWVIGGDESANDRGKEIDFLRDNATVNNLNNVQNFGYDDHLWPVIATSEFSTCIN; translated from the coding sequence ATGGAGAAGAAGAATAAGGGCAACATGCTAAAttacaagaagaaaaaagaaactatCAAGAAAAAAACTAGAGAGCTTTCAATCCTCTGTGACGTTAAAGCTTGTGTCATTCTTGTTGATCCTAATGGAAAAGTCGATACATGGCCTGAAAATCCCACTGATTTCAACCCCATTATTCAATCCTACAAAGAAAATCTCTGTCACGGCAAGAGAAAACGAATTGACGATGATGGGTGTTTTGAGAAAAAGTCGAAAAAGAATCATGCTCTGTTTTGCGATGATGATGAAAATCAGTGGCTTAATGATGTGTTTAGAGAGTCGAATGAAAGTTTGTTGGTGAAATTGAATTCGAAATTAGAAGCTGTGGATAGAAGAATTGAATTCCtgaagatgatgaattatggGAATGGGGTTGTTGGAGGATCAAGTTCAAGTGCGAAAGAAAGTTTACTTGCTAATCAAGAAACCCATAATCGACTTGAAAACAGCAACGCGTATAATCAAGAAACAGAAATTGCTATGGCGGCTGAGTTTTGGGTGATTGGTGGTGATGAATCTGCTAATGATCGGGGCAAAGAAATTGATTTTCTGAGAGATAATGCGACAGTAAACAATTTGAATAATGTGCAGAATTTTGGGTATGATGATCATCTTTGGCCAGTCATCGCTACTTCTGAATTTTCGACTTGTATTAATTAA
- the LOC101265236 gene encoding glutamate--glyoxylate aminotransferase 2 → MSSKALDYENLNENVKKCQYAVRGELYLRASELQKEGKKIIFTNVGNPHALGQKPLTFPRQVIALCQAPFLLDDPNVGLIFPADAIARAKQFLGMTSGGLGAYSDSRGIPGVRKEVAEFIERRDGYPSDPELIFLTDGASKGVMQILNSIIRGPSDGILVPVPQYPLYSASIQLLGGSLVPYYLEETANWGLDINDLRQSVAQARYKGITVRAMVIINPGNPTGQCLSVANLKQIIQFCHQENLVLLGDEVYQQNIYQDERPFISARKVLLDMGLPLSKEVQLVSFHTVSKGYWGECGQRGGYFEMTNIPPKAVEEIYKVASISLSPNVPGQIFMGLMVNPPKPGDISYDQYVRESKGILESLRKRAHMMTDGFNSCRNVVCNFTEGAMYSFPQIRLPPKAIETANKLGKAPDVLYCLRLLEATGISTVPGSGFGQKEGVFHLRTTILPAEEDMPAIMESFKKFNDEFMEKYEDHKGYSRM, encoded by the exons ATGTCTTCTAAGGCATTAGACTATGAGAATCTGAACGAAAATGTCAAGAAGTGCCAATATGCTGTCAGAGGTGAGCTGTACCTTCGAGCTTCTGAGCTTCAGAAGGAAGGCAAAAAG ATCATCTTCACCAATGTTGGTAACCCCCATGCCCTTGGGCAGAAACCACTGACATTTCCACGCCAG GTCATTGCTCTCTGTCAAGCTCCATTTTTACTGGATGATCCGAATGTGGGACTCATATTCCCTGCTGATGCAATTGCAAGAGCCAAACAGTTTCTTGGGATGACTTCTGGAGGTCTAG GTGCTTATAGTGACTCCCGAGGCATTCCTGGTGTAAGGAAAGAAGTTGCAGAATTCATTGAGAGACGTGATGGATATCCAAG TGATCCAGAACTCATATTTCTCACAGATGGTGCCAGCAAAGGAGTGATGCAGATCTTGAACAGTATCATTCGCGGCCCAAGTGATGGG ATATTGGTACCTGTTCCCCAGTATCCACTATACTCAGCTTCAATACAATTATTGGGGGGTTCTCTTGTTCCTTACTACCTTGAAGAGACTGCAAACTGGGGTCTTGATATCAATGACCTTCGCCAATCAGTTGCACAGGCACGATACAAGGGAATAACT GTACGAGCTATGGTGATTATAAACCCTGGAAATCCCACTGGACAATGTCTTAGTGTGGCAAATCTTAAGCAAATTATTCAATTCTGTCACCAAGAAAATTTAGTATTACTTGGAGACGAAGTTTATCAGCAAAACATTTACCAAGATGAGCGCCCCTTCATAAGTGCAAGAAAG GTTTTATTGGATATGGGACTACCATTAAGCAAGGAGGTTCAGCTTGTCTCGTTTCACACTGTCTCCAAAGGATATTGGGGTGAATGTGGACAGCGTGGAGGATACTTTGAGATGACCAACATTCCTCCCAAG GCTGTTGAAGAAATATACAAGGTTGCTTCAATTTCACTCAGTCCAAATGTACCTGGACAGATATTT ATGGGGCTCATGGTGAACCCCCCTAAACCTGGAGATATCTCATATGACCAATATGTCAGAGAGAG TAAGGGTATCCTCGAGTCATTAAGGAAGAGGGCACACATGATGACTGATGGTTTCAACAGCTGCAGAAATGTTGTTTGTAATTTCACAGAAG gTGCAATGTATTCCTTCCCGCAAATACGATTGCCTCCTAAAGCAATAGAGACTGCAAATAAGCTTGGGAAAGCTCCTGATGTTCTCTATTGTCTGAGGCTGTTGGAAGCAACTGGCATCTCCACCGTCCCTGGTTCAGGTTTCGGTCAAAAGGAAGG GGTGTTCCATCTAAGGACAACCATCTTGCCAGCTGAAGAAGACATGCCAGCAATAATGGAAAGTTTCAAAAAGTTCAATGATGAATTCATGGAGAAATATGAAGACCACAAAGGTTATTCCAGGATGTAA